The following proteins are co-located in the Cyprinus carpio isolate SPL01 chromosome B19, ASM1834038v1, whole genome shotgun sequence genome:
- the LOC109066317 gene encoding serine/arginine-rich splicing factor 10-like isoform X2 yields the protein MSRYMRPPNSSLFVRNISDESRPEDLRREFGRYGPVTDVYIPLDFYSRRPRGFAYIQFEDVRDAEDALLNLDRKWVCGRQIEIQFAQGDRKTPGQMKSKDRQSPRSHSRYDDYDRRRRSRSRDRRRSRSPSYDRRRRRSQSPRESRGGTHRRRSREHDRPRPSARDRSRSPAHSKSRGGARSRSRSKSSSPRETSQLHTETLDAAEEKTQTRSPSRSRSRSRSRSRSWAGRKSWGH from the exons atgtctCGGTACATGAGACCGCCGAACAGCTCTCTGTTCGTCCGCAATATTTCCGACGAGTCCCG GCCAGAGGATCTGCGGCGAGAGTTCGGCCGCTACGGCCCCGTCACCGACGTCTACATCCCCCTAGACTTCTACTCACGCCGGCCCAGAGGATTCGCTTACATTCA GTTCGAGGATGTCCGGGATGCAGAGGATGCTTTGCTCAATCTGGACAGGAAGTGGGTCTGTGGACGGCAGATCGAGATCCAGTTCGCTCAGGGCGACCGCAAGA CGCCGGGGCAGATGAAGTCCAAGGACCGGCAGTCGCCACGCAGCCACTCACGATATGATGACTACGATCGGCGCAGACGCTCACGCAGCCGCGACAGACGCAGGTCTCGCAGCCCGTCGTATGACAGGCGCCGCAGACGATCCCAGAGCCCTAGAGA GTCCAGAGGAGGAACACACCGCAGACGCAGCCGAGAACACGACAG GCCCAGGCCCTCCGCACGCGACCGGAGCCGAAGCCCCGCCCACTCCAAGAGCAGAGGCGGAGCTCGGTCGCGCTCCAGGTCCAAGTCCAGCAGCCCGCGGGAAACCAGCCAACTCCACACAGAGACTCTGGACGCTGCTGAGGAGAAGACGCAGACACGCTCCCCTTCTAGATCCCGCTCCAGATCCCGCTCCAGATCCCGCTCCTGGGCCGGACGCAAGTCCTGGGGGCATTAG
- the LOC109066317 gene encoding serine/arginine-rich splicing factor 10-like isoform X1, whose translation MSRYMRPPNSSLFVRNISDESRPEDLRREFGRYGPVTDVYIPLDFYSRRPRGFAYIQFEDVRDAEDALLNLDRKWVCGRQIEIQFAQGDRKTPGQMKSKDRQSPRSHSRYDDYDRRRRSRSRDRRRSRSPSYDRRRRRSQSPRDRSRGGTHRRRSREHDRPRPSARDRSRSPAHSKSRGGARSRSRSKSSSPRETSQLHTETLDAAEEKTQTRSPSRSRSRSRSRSRSWAGRKSWGH comes from the exons atgtctCGGTACATGAGACCGCCGAACAGCTCTCTGTTCGTCCGCAATATTTCCGACGAGTCCCG GCCAGAGGATCTGCGGCGAGAGTTCGGCCGCTACGGCCCCGTCACCGACGTCTACATCCCCCTAGACTTCTACTCACGCCGGCCCAGAGGATTCGCTTACATTCA GTTCGAGGATGTCCGGGATGCAGAGGATGCTTTGCTCAATCTGGACAGGAAGTGGGTCTGTGGACGGCAGATCGAGATCCAGTTCGCTCAGGGCGACCGCAAGA CGCCGGGGCAGATGAAGTCCAAGGACCGGCAGTCGCCACGCAGCCACTCACGATATGATGACTACGATCGGCGCAGACGCTCACGCAGCCGCGACAGACGCAGGTCTCGCAGCCCGTCGTATGACAGGCGCCGCAGACGATCCCAGAGCCCTAGAGA CAGGTCCAGAGGAGGAACACACCGCAGACGCAGCCGAGAACACGACAG GCCCAGGCCCTCCGCACGCGACCGGAGCCGAAGCCCCGCCCACTCCAAGAGCAGAGGCGGAGCTCGGTCGCGCTCCAGGTCCAAGTCCAGCAGCCCGCGGGAAACCAGCCAACTCCACACAGAGACTCTGGACGCTGCTGAGGAGAAGACGCAGACACGCTCCCCTTCTAGATCCCGCTCCAGATCCCGCTCCAGATCCCGCTCCTGGGCCGGACGCAAGTCCTGGGGGCATTAG